In the Aquificaceae bacterium genome, GTTAACGTGTTCCTTTTCTCTTACAAACTTCTCCTTTGCCATCGCCTTACCTCCTGTTTAAGCCCAGGACCGGACTTGAACCGGCGACCTCACCCTTACCAAGGGTGTGCTCTGCCCACTGAGCTACCTGGGCGAGTTTTTAATAAAAAAGCGGGCGACGGGACTCGAACCCGCGGCCTGCTGCTTGGAAGGCAGCTGCTCTACCACTGAGCTACGCCCGCTGGTGGAGGGGGCAGGATTCGAACCTGCGCAGGGCGGAGCCCGGGGGATTTACAGTCCCCTGCCTTTGACCACTCGGCCACCCCTCCTAAGCCCAAAAGCTGGCGGTGGGGGTCGAACCCACGCCCGCGGGATTACAAATCCCGCGCTCTGCCACTGAGCTACGCCAGCTTAAGAGCAATATTAAATCATATCACCTTTTAGGCTTTTAGTCAAGAAGTATAAAAATAGGCACGGGCGGACTTGAACCGCCGACCTCCTCCTTGTAAGGGAGGCGCTCTGCCAACTGAGCTACGCGCCTTAAGTTTCTATATTATAGCACACCTCCTGCCAGGAGACTATAATTTATCCTATGGGTCTTCCGCAAGCAACAGACACTAAAAGACTTTACTATTCTCTCAAGGATTACCTTAAAGAAAAGTATGGCAGGCGAGTGCAAAAGATAACCGTTGCATTACCCTTTACCTGTCCTAACATAGATGGCACAAAGGCAAGGGGTGGATGCACCTACTGTTTTTCTGGCACAAGACCCGCACACCTTGAGCCATACATTCCTCTGCGTCAACAGATAGAGGAGGGCATAAGAAGGGCAAAAAACCGATACGGTGAAAGGCTCTACTTTTTCATATACTACCAGTCCTACTCTAACACCTACGGAGAGTATGAATACCTCAAGTCTGTTTACGACACCGCTCTTGAATTTGAAGAGGTGGTGGGCATAGATGTAGGAACTCGTCCAGACTGTGTTCCAGAGTGGGTGCTTGACCTTCTTGAGAGCTATTCAAGGAAGGGTCTTGAGGTCTGGGTAGAGTATGGACTGCAGAGTGCTAACTTCAAAACCCTAAGGTTTATAAACAGAGCTCATGGAGTTTCTGACTTTGTGGATGCGGTGCTAAGGACAAAGAGAAGAGACCTAAAGGTTTGTGCTCACATAATTCTGGGACTGCCTTACGAAGACCAAGAAGACATGCTTGAAACGGGCAAGCTCATAGCAAGTTTGCCAGTGGATGGCATAAAGATTCATCCTTTACATATAATAAAAAACACAAAAATGGCGGAGCAGTATCTAAGGGGTGAGTTTGAGGTGCTTAGTCTTCAGGAGTATGCAAAAAGGGTAGTAGACATCTTGGAAATACTACCACCCAATATGGTTATTCATAGGCTAACTGGAGAAGTAGAACCAGATAGGCTAATAGCACCAGATTATTGCACTTATGCTAAGAAGCAAGAGGTTGTAAAAGCCATAGAAGAAGAGCTTGTAAGACGAGGAAGCTATCAAGGCTGTAAGCAACCCTTTAACCGATGAAGAAACATCACTGGGCTCTGATATCTCTTTCTGTTAACCTGCTTCAAGCACTTCTTAAGTTCATAGCGGGGATTTTGACAGGAAGTCTGTCTATGGTTGGAGAGGCGGTTCATTCTCTTTCCGATTCTTTTGCCTCTGTGGTAGCCTTTATTACCATAAAGCTCTCCGACAAAAAAACTAAGAGGTTTCCATATGGTCTATACAAGCTGGAAAACATAGGCTCTATAGTCATAGCCTTCTTCCTGCTTTTGACCGCCTATGAGATGATAAGGAGGGTTATAAGCAAGGAGGTGGTAGTAAAGGAAGAGTATCTTGGCTTGGGTCTTGGTGTGGTGGTCTTTTCTCTCCTTAGCTCTCTGACCCTTTCTTTTCTTGAAAGAAGGGCGGGCAAAAGGCTCAACTCTCCTACCCTTATA is a window encoding:
- a CDS encoding TIGR01212 family radical SAM protein (This family includes YhcC from E. coli K-12, an uncharacterized radical SAM protein.); the protein is MGLPQATDTKRLYYSLKDYLKEKYGRRVQKITVALPFTCPNIDGTKARGGCTYCFSGTRPAHLEPYIPLRQQIEEGIRRAKNRYGERLYFFIYYQSYSNTYGEYEYLKSVYDTALEFEEVVGIDVGTRPDCVPEWVLDLLESYSRKGLEVWVEYGLQSANFKTLRFINRAHGVSDFVDAVLRTKRRDLKVCAHIILGLPYEDQEDMLETGKLIASLPVDGIKIHPLHIIKNTKMAEQYLRGEFEVLSLQEYAKRVVDILEILPPNMVIHRLTGEVEPDRLIAPDYCTYAKKQEVVKAIEEELVRRGSYQGCKQPFNR